A stretch of the Aphis gossypii isolate Hap1 chromosome 2, ASM2018417v2, whole genome shotgun sequence genome encodes the following:
- the LOC114129587 gene encoding erythroid differentiation-related factor 1: MDNQNNKINSLQISKTEFDTIKSKAVVKYSSVLRPPNFAHLQCNTDLNLPPSNWLSSAAESYGLKHMLSHSDGFSSFQMAHMFPDCIGEVDVVSDAENIKRLLKIPYSNKSVSMMVHRIENTLLLDEFDVHKHLMVQTVDDWEWLRKFFYGHILESFDRKEKCITHKVNTFDVIQQRSLISKFLHYSIAESSNSNNDYQLPNKMLPSPPSLSAPPLPEPTPEEEFPDDPKTHRVFNQNVLWNFEDLRMLLGTDLPIFGGGTYPCISLRLRDMSKPISVLTGIDYWLDNLMCNVPEVVMCYHLNGIVQKYELVKTEDLPYLNDSKFSPKVIRDVAQNILSFLKSNATKAGHTYWLFKGKNDDVVKLYDLTSLCSESLVEGRCEGQNPFTVPVAMLLYRVARNLKHNPDVGIPSSPITIQMLLNNCLKLLNKTKYPQIVTSVNYMLSDLYIPVNTNPTSPKLDDLTNIGEDSLTSHIDSDDDSSFGSDDDSPTFSVGVHDLCLSHKKKNKSKKHKFPRSEPVVKTLEERCQKALYHVGCGLSCLQYFKNLNPHCTDENNMKQFEDEPKMAASSDAIPMPYSVSETDQQMKDEKIVNKGIKNKNRKRNKANTIIESDNETKNVPSTLLCKSIAETMPTWHNPPDAKDSDSWKQHLRVLLYEKACLSYATLAEHEFTCNKYGVALKHFRSVFECRLCIINTNINDLFGFLLGRCGDCCLLIAQNWDKAQQYTDEFKTDSNYDIEIREALQSECDNCTQEDFNLIPTLFESKESMLNAAANCYGRSLELETNEKNKNNLNRRIGNVYNEITSGYIDEIATALRDKIELTPTRLQWLLKQSKHYLSKGIDKFESTEDLINLALLYSNMGRLYRHVSYYSSQYMVSLGEFLKDEDFTNKAVESYTKGLAVLGNRRFNPQLWDMVCWDLSTTIYNMAIQSQDDPSIFSDRAEAEKEVISLLLKALKYCDLENDSSRKLLYEFRAAYIHDRLASLYHHRLRCLEVDIPKFKSTLHQCTSHYNRAYEMFFKMDRPLECLEILIKSIALDELQIDSSTNSQSKVKFIMSITQTLGKCISILKMLGENSIDECKEKYSDDHNDSLEKTDRICEDDQDSEKKKKKLLKLLEERLQHILKSMIKLAMAKTSKLANKTNELKVIYGELLRKSSDADDFSHLLRVVTQISELSF, encoded by the exons ATG gataatcaaaacaataaaattaattcccttcaaatatcaaaaactgaatttgatacaattaaatcaaaagCTGTTGTCAAATATTCTTCCGTTCTACGACCACCTAATTTTGCTCATCTCCAATGTAATACTGATCTAAATTTACCACCATCAAATTGGTTGAGCAGTGCGGCAGAATCATATGGCTTAAAACACATGTTATCTCATTCAGATGGATTTTCTAG ttttcaaatgGCTCACATGTTTCCAGACTGCATTGGTGAAGTTGATGTTGTGTCAGATGCTGAAAATATCAAACGACTATTAAAAATACCCTACAGTAACAaatct gtaagCATGATGGTCCATAGGATTGAAAATACATTACTTTTAGATGAATTTGATGTTCACAAACATTTGATGGTGCAAACAGTAGATGACTGGGAATGGCTGAGAAAATTTTTCTATGGTCATATTTTAGAATCATTTGATAGAAAA gAGAAATGTATTACTCATAAAGTGAATACTTTTGATGTAATACAACAAAGAAGTTTGATTTCAAAGTTCTTACATTATAGCATTGCTGAATCATCAAATTCCAACAATGACTACCAAttaccaaataaaatgttacctaGTCCACCTTCTTTA TCAGCTCCTCCTTTACCAGAACCTACACCAGAAGAAGAATTCCCTGATGATCCTAAAACTCATCGAGTATTCaaccaaaatgttttatggaATTTTGAAGACCTGCGAATGTTACTTGGCACCGACTTGCCAATTTTTGGTGGTGGCACTTATCCTTGCATTAGTCTGAGATTGag AGATATGTCAAAACCCATTAGCGTGTTAACAGGAATTGATTATTGGTTAGATAATTTGATGTGCAATGTTCCTGAAGTTGTAATGTGTTATCATTTAAATGGTATTGTTCAAAAGTATGAGTTAGTAAAAACCGAAGACTTGCCATATTTAAATGACTCAAAATTTTCACCTAAAGTCATTAGAGATGttgcacaaaatatattatcatttttgaagTCAAATGCCACTAAAGCTGGACATACATACTGGTTATTcaaag GAAAAAATGACGATGTAGTAAAACTTTATGATTTAACATCATTATGTTCAGAATCACTAGTCGAAGGTCGATGTGAAGGTCAAAATCCATTCACTGTTCCTGTCGCTATGTTGTTATATCGTGTTGCtcgaaatttaaaacacaaccCAGATGTTGGAATACCATCTAGCCCAATTACTATCCAAATGTTACTTAacaattgtttgaaattattaaacaaaacaaagtaccctcaa ATTGTTACATCTGTAAACTATATGTTATCTGATCTTTATATCCCAGTTAATACCAATCCCACATCGCCTAAACTAGACGATTTAACTAATATTGGTGAAGATTCTCTCACATCTCATATTGATTCTGATGATGATTCATCATTTGGTTCTGATGACGACTCACCTACTTTTTCTGTTGGCGTACATGATTTATGTTTGTcacacaagaaaaaaaataaatctaaaa aacaTAAGTTTCCTCGATCAGAACCTGTAGTAAAGACATTAGAAGAACGTTGTCAAAAAGCATTGTATCATGTTGGTTGTGGTCTAAGTTGTTTACAGTATTTTAAGAATCTTAATCCACATTGTAcggatgaaaataatatg aaacaaTTTGAAGATGAACCTAAAATGGCAGCATCTTCTGATGCAATTCCTATGCCATATTCTGTTTCTGAAACAGATCAACAAATGAAAGATGAAAAAATTGTCAACAAaggcattaaaaataaaaatcgcaaACGTAACAAAGCTAATACAATAATCGAGAGTGataatgaaactaaaaatgt TCCTAGCACATTACTCTGTAAATCTATTGCTGAAACTATGCCTACTTGGCATAATCCACCCGATGCTAAGGACAGTGATTCATGGAAACAACATTTACGGGTGTTACTCTATGAAAAAGCATGTTTATCTTATGCTACATTAGCTGAACATGAGTTTACATGTAACAA gTATGGAGTAGCATTGAAACACTTTCGATCTGTATTTGAATGCCggctatgtattattaatacaaatatcaacGACCtatttggatttttattaGGACGTTGTGGTGATTGCTGTTTGTTGATTGCTCAAAACTGGGATAAAGCCCAACAATACACAGATGAGTTTAAAACTGattcaaattatgatattgAAATAAGAGAAGCACTGCAAAGCGAATGTGACAATTGTACACAAGAAG attttaatttaataccaacATTGTTTGAGTCAAAGGAAAGTATGTTGAATGCAGCAGCTAATTGTTATGGACGTTCTTTGGAGTTagaaacaaatgaaaaaaacaaaaataatctaaacagAAGAATTGGTAATGTTTACAATGAAATCACATCAGGATACATAGACGAAATTGCAA ctgCTTTAAGAGATAAAATTGAGCTAACTCCTACAAGATTACAATGGCTGCTAAAACAATCCAAACATTATTTGTCCAAGGGAATAGATAAATTCGAAAGCACCGAAGATCTAATTAATCTCgcattattgtattcaaacaTGGGCCGATTGTATAGACATGTATCATACTATTCATCACAATACATGGTTTCCTTAggagaatttttaaaagatgaaGATTTTACCAACAAG gcTGTAGAAAGTTACACGAAAGGTTTGGCAGTGTTGGGCAATCGTCGTTTCAACCCACAACTCTGGGACATGGTTTGTTGGGACTTATCAACAACCATTTACAATATGGCTATACAATCTCAAGATGATCCATCTATATTCAGT GATAGAGCTGAAGCTGAGAAAGAAGTTATCAGTTTACTTTTGAaagctttaaaatattgtgatttagAAAATGATTCATCTAGAAAATTGTTATACGAATTTCGAGCAGCATATATTCATGACCGTCTGGCTTCTTTATATCACCATCGTTTAAG atgTTTGGAAGTAGACATTCCAAAGTTTAAAAGTACCCTTCATCAGTGTACATCTCATTATAACCGTGcatatgaaatgttttttaaaatggatCGTCCATTGGAGTGTCTTGAAATACTCATCAAAAGCATTGCTTTAGACGAGCTTCAAATTGACA GTTCCACAAATTCTCAATCGAAAGTGAAATTTATCATGTCCATAACACAAACTTTGggaaaatgtatttctatattaaaaatgttaggaGAAAATAGTATTGACGAGtgcaaagaaaaatattcagaTGATCATAATGATAGTCTTGAAAAAACAGACCGGATTTGTGAAGATGACCAAGAtagtgaaaagaaaaaaaagaagttgTTAAAACTATTAGAAGAAAGATTACAACATATATTAAAGTCCATGATTAAGTTGGCTATGGCAAAAACATCAAA GTTGGCCAATAAAACTAATGAGTTAAAAGTTATCTACGGTGAATTGCTACGAAAAAGTTCTGACGCTGATGATTTTTCACATTTACTCAGAGTCGTTACACAGATATCAGAATTAAGCttctaa
- the LOC114129563 gene encoding LOW QUALITY PROTEIN: exportin-2 (The sequence of the model RefSeq protein was modified relative to this genomic sequence to represent the inferred CDS: inserted 1 base in 1 codon) gives MEISTNNINNLVKCLQATLSPDPNERKQAENFLLSIECNKNYPLLLLHIISAPNDVNVDLVKKIGAVTFKNYIKRNWPIDEDTLQNKIHQEDRVLIKEQIVTVMLSAPDAVQKQLSDAISLIXKYDFPDQWPNLLTTIIENFAVFANAPTGDLTPINGALETAHSLFRKYRYELKSQKLWTEIKFVLDTLAKPLTELFVLTMNLCEVSKDPKVYNVILVLTKIFFSLNYQDLPEFFEDNMQIWISNFQKLLELEIKELETESDDETGVLHQIQSQICENISLYAQKYEEEFSSYMRSLVTIIWKLLIKTGSQPKYDTLVINALQFLSTTVIKPQYRDLFDDPSVFSAICEKVAIPNMQFKASDEELFEDNPEEYIRRDIEGSDVDTRRRAACDLVKALSKEFEQVTMSSFGLYVKSMLDQYAANEQNWRSKDAALFLVTTLASRGSTQRHGTTKISELVNLEEFTTMHVLPELAKPNINGMPVMKADAIKYIVTFRSVLPPQVIVSTLPALTKLLEAESVVVRIYAAAAIDKILLLKQPDSKTPVVDAATLSPFAEQLIKSLFGILTKPGSEENSHTMKAIMRTFLTLKQQIIPLLAELLPVLTDKLTIVARNPSQPEFNHFLFETISFCVKLVCTVTPEGVGSFEGVLFPIFQIILQQDILEFMPYTFQLLAQLLEFHSPGNVGDTYTILYPFLLTPVLWEKTSNIHPLVRLLRSYVRKTAPENFEKSLNINGLLGVFQKLIASKSQDQEGFRLLKTIIEHCPMEVLQSQMKNIFVLLFQRLTSSKTTKFIRELIVFIFFCVIKYGATFMVDLIDSIQNGMFGMLLEKIMLPDVQKVTGNINKKITAVGIIKVLTDTQKLIDGPYAQFWALLLQSVVCLFELPEDETVYSEDKLLQDDNDNSYEAGYSQLAFASETEYDPLEGIEAKVFLGQSLTKLMNQLPGRVSILMSQGITEERRAQIQNYLISLNVQIM, from the exons ATGGAAAtttcaactaataatattaataatttggtgAAATGCCTCCAAGCCACCTTAAGTCCTGATCCTAATGAACGCAAACAAG CTGAAAACTTCTTACTTTCAattgaatgtaataaaaattatccattattattactccACATTATCAGCGCACCAAATGATGTAAATGTTgatttggttaaaaaaattggaGCAGTTACATTTAAGAACTATATAAAACGAAATTGGCCTATT GATGAAGACActcttcaaaacaaaatacaccAAGAAGATCgtgtattaattaaagaacAGATTGTGACTGTTATGTTGAGTGCTCCAGATGCTGTTCAAAAGCAATTAAGTGATGCTATTTCACTGA GCAAATATGATTTTCCAGACCAATGGCCAAATTTATTGAcaacaattattgaaaactttgCTGTATTTGCTA ATGCACCAACAGGTGATCTAACACCTATTAATGGAGCTTTAGAAACTGCTCATTCtttgtttagaaaatatagaTATGAGCTTAAGTCTCAAAAACTTTGGACCGAAATAAAATTTGTCTTAGATACTTTAGCTAAACCTCTAACtgaattatttgtt cTTACTATGAATTTATGTGAAGTTTCAAAGGATCCTAaagtttataatgtaatacttgTACTgactaagatatttttttcattaaactatcaa gaTCTTCCAGAATTTTTTGAAGATAATATGCAAATTTGGATTAGCAATTTCCAGAAATTGTtagaattagaaattaaagaaTTGGAAACTGAG agTGATGATGAGACTGGTGTATTGCATCAAATTCAATCACaaatttgtgaaaatatttcGTTATATGCCCAAAAATATGAAGAAGAATTTTCATCTTATATGCGATCATTAGTTACAATTATTTGGAAATTATTGATCAAGACTGGATCTCAACCAAAATATGataca cttGTTATAAATGCCCTACAATTTTTGTCAACAACTGTTATCAAACCACAGTATCGTGACCTCTTTGATGATCCATCAGTTTTTTCTGCTATTTGTGAAAAAGTTGCTATTCctaatatgcaatttaaag CATCAGACGAAGAATTATTTGAGGACAACCCAGAAGAATATATTCGTAGAGACATTGAAGGTTCTGATGTGGATACAAGAAGAAGAGCAGCATGTGACTTAGTTAAAGCACTTTCAAAAGAGTTTGAACAAGTTACTATGTCTTCATTTGGTTTATACGTGAAA tcTATGTTAGATCAATATGCAGCTAATGAACAAAATTGGCGTAGTAAAGATGCTGCATTATTTTTGGTAACAACACTAGCATCAAGAGGAAGTACTCAACGTCATGGTACTACTAAAATTAGCGAACTTGTTAATTTAGAAGAATTTACCACTATGCATGTACTACCAGAACTAGCAAAACCAAATA ttaatggAATGCCTGTTATGAAAGCTGatgcaattaaatatatagtgacGTTCCGTAGTGTATTACCTCCTCAAGTCATTGTTAGCACGTTACCAGCACTTACAAAGCTTTTAGAAGCTGAGAGTGTAGTTGTTAGGATTTATGCTGCAGCTgctattgataaaattttacttttaaaacaacCTGACTCTAAAACTCCAGT GGTTGATGCAGCAACATTATCTCCATTTGcagaacaattaattaaatcccTCTTTGGAATTTTAACTAAACCCGGTTCAGAAGAAAATAGCCACACTATGAAAG ctataatgagaacatttttaacactgaaacaacaaataattccCCTTTTGGCTGAACTCTTACCTGTCCTGACTGACAAACTTACTATTGTTGCTCGTAATCCTAGTCAGCCagaatttaatcattttctttttgaaaCTATTTCATTTTGTGTAAA ACTAGTTTGTACTGTAACACCTGAAGGAGTTGGTTCATTTGAAGGAGTATTGTTTcctatatttcaaattattttgcagCAAGATATTTTAG aatttatgcCATATACGTTCCAATTGTTGGCTCAACTACTTGAATTCCACAGTCCCGGTAATGTGGGTGacacctatacaatattatatccatttttattaacacCAGTGCTGTGGGAGAAAACCAGTAATATTCATCCATTAGTTAGACTCTTAAGATCATATGTGCGTAAGACTGCTCCAgaaaactttgaaaaatctCTGAATATT aacgGACTTTTAGGCGTGTTTCAAAAACTTATTGCATCAAAATCACAGGATCAAGAAGGATTCAGATtactgaaaacaataatagagCATTGTCCTAT gGAAGTATTACAATCtcagatgaaaaatatatttgttctcTTATTTCAACGACTAACTTCATCTAAAACAACTAAATTTATACGTGAacttattgtgtttatattctTCTGTGTTATCAAATATGGTGCAACATTTATGGTGGATCTCATAGATTCAATTCAAAATGG tatgtttGGTATGCTTTTGGAGAAAATTATGTTACCAGATGTTCAAAAAGTAActggaaatattaataaaaagattaCTGCAGTTGGCATCATAAAGGTACTTACAGACACTCAAAAGTTAATTGATGGACCTTATGCACAATTttg GGCTCTCCTTCTTCAATCTGTTGTTTGCTTGTTTGAACTTCCAGAAGATGAAACTGTTTATTCAGaagacaaattattacaagatGACAATGATAACTCTTATGAAGCTGGTTACTCTCAACTTGCTTTTGCAAGTGAAACTGAATATGATCCTTTAGAAG gAATCGAAGCAAAAGTTTTCCTAGGTCAATCATTAACCAAACTCATGAACCAATTACCTGGACGAGTATCTATACTAATGAGTCAAGGAATTACTGAAGAGCGGCGTGCAcaaattcaaaactatttaattagtCTCAATGTACAAATTATGTGA
- the LOC114129593 gene encoding NADH dehydrogenase [ubiquinone] 1 beta subcomplex subunit 9, whose protein sequence is MSYIPYEIITHKRQVCSLYKKACRTIEDWYHYRPLMRINIVRLRKRFDDNKNIIDVPTAQELLKKGQHELWSNQHYYPHQFPSSPGGTAFDRDCFPPDWVLDSWHPLEKAQYPKYFAKREERKKEYIALWEKRWGKPFIPHDEH, encoded by the exons ATGTCTTATATACCGTATGAGATAATTACTCATAAAAGACAAGTATGTTCACTTTATAAAAAAGCATGCAGGACCATCGAGGATTGGTATCATTACAG ACCATTGATGCGAATTAATATTGTCCGCCTAAGAAAACGTTTTGATGATAACAAGAATATAATAGATGTGCCAACTGCACAAGAATTGCTGAAAAAGGGTCAACATGAGCTATGGTCTAATCAACATTATTATCCTCATCaat ttCCATCTTCACCTGGTGGAACAGCATTTGACCGAGATTGTTTCCCTCCCGATTGGGTTTTGGATTCTTGGCATCCATTAGAAAAAGCACAGTATCCAAAGTACTTTGCCAAAAGAGAAGAACGCAAAAAAGAGTACATAGCATTATGGGAAAAACGCTGGGGAAAGCCATTCATTCCACATGACGAACATTAA
- the LOC114129569 gene encoding translationally-controlled tumor protein homolog encodes MKIFKDIFSGDEMFSDTYKFKLVDGVLYEVYGKLITRKVGDVQLDGANPSAEEASEDNDEAVESGVDVVLNHRLMETYAFPDKKSFTLYLKEYMKRLVDKMVENGSTEVDVFKTNINKVMKDLLTRFKDLQFFTGENMDIENGMVAMLEYRDIGDDNVPVLMLFKHGLDEEKF; translated from the exons atgaagatCTTCAAAGATATTTTCTCCGGTGACGAGATGTTCTCGGACACCTACAAGTTCAAACTCGTTGATGGCGTCTTGTACGAGGTGTACGGAAAGCTGATCACACGGAAAGTGGGCGACGTACAGCTTGACGGTGCCAATCCGTCCGCTGAAGAGGCCAGCGAAGACAATGATGAAGCCGTAGAAAGTGGTGTGGACGTAGTGCTCAACCATCGTCTGATGGAGACATATGCATTCCCGGATAAGAAATCGTTCACTCTGTACCTCAAAGAGTACATGAAACGGTTAGTGGACAAGATGGTCGAAAACGGTAGCACTGAGGTGGACGTCTTCAAAACCAATATCAACAAA GTTATGAAAGATCTGCTCACAAGATTTAAAGACCTCCAGTTCTTCACAGGCGAAAATATGGATATTGAAAACGGCATGGTAGCTATGCTTGAATATAGAGACATTGGTGATGACAACGTACCAGTGTTGATGTTGTTCAAACACGGGCTCGATGAAGAaaaattttga